The stretch of DNA ATATTGCAAAAATGCAAGTGGAGCATGGGGCAGTCGGGATAACCGTTGCAAAAGTTGACGAAGCGCTTGTGATGGCGAGCGGCGGTATAAAGGATATTTTAATTGCTTATCCAATCGCAAGTCCGCAAAAGATAAAGCGTATTGTGCAGCTTTTACAGGAAAACATTAATGTGAAGTTGGCTGTTGATAGCGTAGAACAGCTAAAATATTTGCAAAAAGAATTAGAAGAAACTCCATTTACGTTAGAAGTGTGGATAAAAGTAAATAGTGGTCTTAACCGATGTGGAGTAGAGCCAGGGAAAGACGCCGTAAAGCTTGCTCAAGCAATTCTGTTTTTATCTAAACTAAAATTAGGTGGGATTTTTACGCATGCTGGTCACTCTTATGGGGCGACATCTTACTACAAAATAGAACAAATTGGTGCTCAAGAAGCAAATGCTGTTATTGAAAGTGCAAATGCATGTGAGGCCGCTGGCATTCCGATTTCTGTGAGAAGTGTTGGGTCGACACCGACATATCGAATCGCTGGAAAAGTTAAAGGGATTACAGAAATACGACCAGGAAATGCGGCGTTCTTTGATAGCATCCAAGTCGGATTAGGTGTGGCAAAAGAAGAAGATTGTGCATTAACAGTACTTGCATCGGTTGTTAGTAAATATGGGGAGGAACGAATCGTTTTTGACACAGGTAGTAAAGCTTTGAATTTAGATAAAGGGGCACACGGGAATAGTACCGTAAACGGGTTTGGGACTGTTGTCGGACATGAAGAAATAACAATCGAACGATTATCAGAAGAACATGGAGTAGGCACGATTAATGGTCATACGAACTTACAAATGAATGATAAAGTACAAATCATTCCGAATCATGCATGTACGGTCGCAAATCTATTTGATGAATATGTTGTACACGACGACGGAAAAGTAATCAACCGTTGGAAAGTAGACGCACGTGGGATGAACAAGTAAGGAGGTGTTTTCGTGAATTACATCGATGCACATATTCATTTCGACCAATATGAAGAAAAGGACCGGGATATAATTTTAGCAAATCCGAAGTTACATTCCCTCGTAACGGTTTCAAATAATATTGCATCTTGTGAGAAAAATTTACTGCTTTCTCGAAAACATCCAAAAGTAAAGCCTGCTTTTGGGTACCATCCCGAACAAGCACTCCCTACAGAAGAAGAGAAAACAGCGATCTTTCAATTCATTAAAGATCATAGGGAGGAAATGGTGGCAATTGGCGAAGTTGGGTTGCCTTATTATTTGGAAAAAGAGGGGAAAGTGGCTAATCAGGAGCCGTACATAGAAATGTTAGAACAGTTTATCCTACTAGCTAAACAATTAAATAAGCCTATCGTGCTCCATTCGATT from Sutcliffiella cohnii encodes:
- a CDS encoding D-TA family PLP-dependent enzyme is translated as MMASNIQELDTPTLLVDYKKLTKNIGEMSSFAREQGIALRPHIKTHKSIHIAKMQVEHGAVGITVAKVDEALVMASGGIKDILIAYPIASPQKIKRIVQLLQENINVKLAVDSVEQLKYLQKELEETPFTLEVWIKVNSGLNRCGVEPGKDAVKLAQAILFLSKLKLGGIFTHAGHSYGATSYYKIEQIGAQEANAVIESANACEAAGIPISVRSVGSTPTYRIAGKVKGITEIRPGNAAFFDSIQVGLGVAKEEDCALTVLASVVSKYGEERIVFDTGSKALNLDKGAHGNSTVNGFGTVVGHEEITIERLSEEHGVGTINGHTNLQMNDKVQIIPNHACTVANLFDEYVVHDDGKVINRWKVDARGMNK
- a CDS encoding TatD family hydrolase, translating into MNYIDAHIHFDQYEEKDRDIILANPKLHSLVTVSNNIASCEKNLLLSRKHPKVKPAFGYHPEQALPTEEEKTAIFQFIKDHREEMVAIGEVGLPYYLEKEGKVANQEPYIEMLEQFILLAKQLNKPIVLHSIYEDAPLTCELLEKHNVEKAHFHWFKGDKKTLERLEDNGYYISITPDIVYKERTQQLVKDYPLTLLMVETDGPWPFEGPFKGQQTTPLLIEKTMKCISEIKMVPLEVVERQIILNTSSFYKI